Proteins encoded in a region of the Sebastes fasciatus isolate fSebFas1 chromosome 9, fSebFas1.pri, whole genome shotgun sequence genome:
- the rel gene encoding proto-oncogene c-Rel produces the protein MDVLMPSMLGDDAHLMAEPGVQIFEQPKQRGMRFRYKCEGRSAGSIPGEKSSDNNRTYPSLQILNFCGKGKVRVYLVTKNEPYRPHPHDLVGKDCKDGFYEAEFGPDRRVIAFQNLGIQCVRRREVKEAIVQRMTRGINPFNVPREQLLQTEEYDLNVVRLCIQVYLQDENGHYTRQLNPIVTNPIYDNRAPNTAELRICRVNRNSGTVKGGDEIFLLCDKVQKDDIEVRFFSDDGWEAKGSFSQADVHRQVAIVFKTPSYYNTSITESITVHMQLRRPSDQEVSESMDFRYLPDDKDPYGYNEKKRRREHLMRISTLSGGPFAMNRPKAVPQTTMSHMRKDLGNMYLRQQQHTASMQQQQPAVFNTQYQPGAQNVMMTSQAANAAVSQSWLTGANPNPALSMDTVTINQSGAMSNLPRPNSSRQQQPNRGSGYQHRVVPSGFENNTLPLLSVRDLQCLDTAPQAPVMSQIETQPLFHMQREELESETRAQNHLGNQNQGLQTVWTNFNTLNPVQNNFNASVPGGEGGSQGLGSFSFLGGMEGDDFLKGLVGGVPQTGFQLKQEPQVTMLQETHASLMQSPRESQENTYTNLLPRAMSNGINMDPMRQDAGGNMHLKNLQNPYSNNGMASEGHYTTLADWIKATRQSD, from the exons ATGGATG TTCTTATGCCCTCCATGCTAGGGGACGATGCACACCTGA TGGCTGAGCCGGGGGTTCAGATCTTCGAGCAGCCCAAGCAGAGGGGGATGCGCTTCAGGTACAAGTGTGAAGGTCGTTCAGCCGGAAGCATCCCCGGCGAGAAGAGCTCCGACAACAACAGGACCTACCCCAGTCTGCAG ATCCTGAATTTCTGCGGTAAAGGGAAAGTGCGCGTGTACTTGGTGACAAAGAACGAGCCATACCGACCGCATCCACACGACCTGGTGGGGAAGGACTGCAAAGACGGATTCTACGAGGCCGAGTTTGGTCCCGACCGCAGAGTGATCGC TTTCCAGAATCTGGGCATCCagtgtgtgaggaggagagaagtgAAAGAAGCCATCGTGCAGAGGATGACCAGAGGGATCAACCCCTTCAATG TGCCACGTGAGCAGTTGCTGCAGACAGAGGAGTACGACCTGAACGTGGTTCGCCTGTGTATCCAGGTCTACCTGCAGGACGAGAACGGCCACTACACCCGACAGCTCAACCCCATCGTCACCAACCCCATCTACGACAACA GGGCCCCGAACACAGCCGAGCTGAGGATCTGTCGAGTCAACAGGAACAGTGGCACCGTCAAGGGCGGCGATGAGATCTTCTTACTGTGTGACAAAGTACAGAAAG ACGACATTGAGGTGCGATTCTTCTCTGACGACGGCTGGGAGGCCAAAGGCTCCTTCTCCCAGGCCGATGTTCATCGCCAAGTAGCCATCGTCTTTAAGACTCCGTCCTACTACAACACCTCCATAACAGAGTCGATCACTGTGCACATGCAGTTGCGCCGACCTTCCGACCAGGAAGTCAGTGAATCGATGGATTTCAGATATCTGCCCGATGACAAAG ATCCTTACGGCTACAATGAGAAAAAGCGCAGACGAGAGCACTTGATGAGGATATCTACATTGTCAG GTGGTCCTTTTGCTATGAACAGGCCAAAGGCAGTGCCACAGACTACCATGAGTCACATGCGGAAAG ACCTCGGCAACATGTACCTGAGGCAACAACAGCACACAGCTTCCATGCAGCAACAACAACCGGCTGTGTTCAACACGCAGTACCAACCTGGCGCTCAAAATGtaatgatgacatcacaggctGCTAATGCAGCAGTCAGCCAATCATGGTTGACTGGCGCAAATCCCAACCCAGCACTCTCAATGGATACGGTCACCATAAACCAGTCTGGTGCCATGAGCAATCTCCCACGTCCTAATAGCAGCAGGCAACAGCAGCCGAACCGTGGATCTGGTTACCAACACAGAGTAGTGCCCAGCGGCTTTGAGAACAACACCCTCCCTCTGCTCTCCGTGAGGGACTTGCAGTGCTTGGACACAGCCCCCCAGGCCCCTGTAATGAGCCAGATAGAGACCCAGCCGCTCTTCCACATGCAGAGGGAAGAGCTTGAGTCTGAGACCCGGGCCCAGAACCATCTAGGCAACCAGAACCAGGGTCTCCAGACTGTGTGGACCAATTTCAACACCCTCAATCCAGTCCAGAACAACTTTAACGCGTCAGTACCTGGAGGTGAAGGGGGCTCACAGGGGTTGGGCTCTTTCTCCTTCCTAGGGGGAATGGAAGGGGACGATTTTCTGAAGGGCCTGGTGGGAGGAGTGCCTCAGACTGGCTTCCAGCTGAAGCAGGAGCCCCAGGTCACAATGCTGCAAGAGACCCATGCTTCTCTCATGCAGTCCCCGAGGGAAAGCCAAGAAAATACGTACACCAACTTGCTTCCTCGTGCTATGAGCAATGGCATCAACATGGATCCAATGAGGCAAGACGCTGGCGGCAACATGCATCTTAAAAATCTGCAAAATCCGTACTCAAACAACGGCATGGCCTCCGAAGGCCACTACACAACGTTGGCTGACTGGATCAAAGCGACTCGGCAAAGTGACTAA